The DNA sequence AATTCCCATATCTCTTGTATGATACCGTAAAATGTCAAATCACTTTCTACGGGGTTCAAGTCCTTGGCACTAGAAACCTGGACCGCTTTAGCAATGACAGACACCCCGCTGTTTTGAACAACGCGTATGTCATCTCGTTCCTTTATAAAATATCGCACTCCATTCACTAGATAACCTTGATAAGTTAGTACTGAAAATGATGGCTTGGCAGCGAGCCATCTTATCGTATCTGAAACACCTTTGTTGTTCTCCCTTAGTTCATCATTCACCTACAGATATGATAagaaattttaaatcctaaataGCTAATAGTCGTCATTACACTACAGATCAAAGAACCTAATACAACACTGACTTTGTTTTGAAACCAATCAGCAAAGAGCCGATTGTGCTCTCTCATGAGCCAATGTAAGCTTTTCCTTTTCCCTCGGTGAATTTCTTCAAGATATTCCTTATGCATTCTGAAAAATGCATATGGAATGATATATTAAAGACACATTACAAGACTAATTATTGGATAATGAGGAATTGAAAACAACAAACTGCATAAACTCACAGAATATATGGAAACACTTCAGCGTTGTTTAGAAGGACATGTAGATGTGCTTCATCTCGCTCCTTCTCTTCCACTGATTTTATTATCACAGCGGATAATGGACCTGATATCTTATTATCTTGGTCCTTTGGAAGACCGGCAGTGGAGTAATTCTGACTAAGAAACTCGGTGCAGAATTCTACGGACTCTTGTCCAAGGTAACTCTCTGCCATACAACCTTCGGGATAATAACGGTTTCGAACATAACTCTTTAGTACTTTATTAAACCGTTCAAACACATACATCCACCTATAAAATACTGGTCCACATAAGCGTAGTTCCTGGACTAAGTGGACTACTATATGTACCATTACATCAAAAAATGACGCATGGAAAACCTTTTCTAGATCGCACAAGGTTAGTATAACATCTGACTGCAGCTTATCCAGTTTTGACACGTCTACTACTTTGTTGCACAAAGCATTAAAAAAGAAACACAATCTAATAATTGTGACCCTAACATGCTTCGGAAGAACGGAGCGTATTGCAACCGAGAGTAATTGTTGGAGAAGAATGTGGCAATCATGTGATTTCAGCCCGTAAATATTCAAATCAGGCATGGAAACACAATTTTTTATGTTCGATGCATGTCCGTATGGAAGTTTCATCGACATTAATGATGACAAGAAAGTCCTTTTTTCTGCCTTTGACAAAGTAAAGGGAGAAGGAGGCAAATAGGTTTTCTTTACTCCTACTTGGGGAGCCAAATCAGATCTAACGCCCATTTCCATCATATCACGACGGGCTGCCGCACTATCCTTTGTCTTATGGCGCATATTTATTAATGTGCCAATCAGACTATCACATACATTCTTCTCGACATGCATGACATCAATACAGTGCCTAACATGGTGAAATTTCCAGTATTCTAACTCGAAAAATACTGACTTTTTCTTCCATGGACTTTCAACCTTCtttgccttcttcattttcttcccaaattcaaatttgatttgtTCTTGCTCTGCTAACACTTCTTCTCCGGATAGGGTTCGACGCGGCTGCCCAAACTCTTGTTGTCCATTAAAAGCAGCCTTCTGCCTTCTATAAGGATGATGTAGAGGCAAATATCGACGATGCCCTTGATAGCACATTTTCCTACTATGAGTCAAAAATTTAGCTACGGTGTCATCTCCACAAACTGGACAACACTTATAACCCTTATTAACGCAGCCAGATAAATTTGCGTAAGCAGGGAAGTCATTTATCGTCCACATTAAAACtgcttttaaagtgaaaaatgatttATTATACGCGTCATACATATTTGGTTCCCCTTCCTTCCAAAGCTTTTTTAAATCATCAATCATCGGTTGTAAGTAGATGTCGATGTTATTACCAGGCTCATGCGGGCCAGGGACCAATATCGACAACATCATAAATTTTCTTTTCATACATAACAGGGAGGAAGATTGTAAGTCACCAATATGACTGGCCAGCAACTATATCTATTAGATAGGCCATTATTGTGCGGGTTTACACCATCCGCCGATAAAGCCAATCGAAGGTTTCTCGGTTCACTACCAAAGGATGGCCACCTATAATCTATATTTTTCCAAGATGGAGAGTCGGCTGGATGTCGCATTTTACCATCTTGTGTCCGCTGTTGCGCATGCCAACACATTAGTTTAGCGGTGGAAGGAGATTTAAACATACGTTTAAATCTAGGAATTATTGGAAAATACCACATGACTTTGGCTGGAAGATTAATCCTCTCTTCACCTTTCTTTGTCAACTTCCACCGAGAAAGTCGACACTTAGGACACTTGGTTGCATCAGCATGTACACCCCTGTACAGTACACAGTCATTCGGACATGAATGGAACTTTATATACTCTAGACCTAAATTGGAGAGGGTTTTTTTTGCTTCATATGCATTACTAGGTAACACATTATCTTTGGGAAGTAGAGACCCAACAGAAGAAAGGAGGTCAGTGAAGGCACTATCGGTAATACCAAACCTAGATTTCCAGTTATGCAACTTCAACATCGACTCTAACTTAGTACAGTCACTACCCTCATATAGAGGTTGCTCAACATCGGCTACGAACCTCCTAAACTGATATGAATCATTATCATATTGACTCGAGTTATATGCCGCTTCACAAACATCAACAGTTTCCGAAGCAGCGACATGCTCCTGATCTTGCTCTGACGCTTCATCAGAGGCTTGCTCAGGAGGTGGGTCTGGAGCTTGCTCTTCAGGTGGACAACTAGCACTTGAAGATTTAGGACCCGTAGAAGCAGTCTCCCCGTGCCAAACCCAATGCACATAACCTAGACAAAAGCCATTGTCATAGATATGGCCCCTGATTGTTTTTATAGAGAATTTTTTTAAATTGGCGCATCGTCCACAAGGGCAAGGAATTTTGTTACGATCTTCAGAATTTTCTTCAGCATATATCAAGAAGTTTTCCACCCCCATTTCAAATGCTAAAGAATCCCTATCTTGCAAAatccatgtcttatccatcaaatttccctacctgatagccactataaatattaaaaatccaacatatacctatttataattatttaataaaaggcATATCAAATTTGTGTTGGTTATTGTAGGGATTAATTATATAAACTTAGAAAGGAGTAAATACCTTGATATCCTAATAATTTATAGTACTAATTCATTACTCTAAGATCCTATACATATACCCAATTAATTACAAAACTAGACTAAATTTATAAACTAGACTAAATTAAACCaagataattaaaataaattaaaccAAGATATTTGAAAATATCACATAATTAAAAACCAATAATTCCAACATTCACAGCCCAGACAATTGTTAAATTTCCTTCACATAAATAAAACTCAGTGAGAACTTGAGTATTGAAACAAATTCAGcccataaataaataaattaaaattatctgTTACTTGTATCTGTGAGAAGGATAATTATACAAAACAATTACTATAATACAACACAAGTAACAGATAGTTCATATCAGGAATGCAGAGACTTGTTCATATCAGAGAAATGACTATCATACAAAACAAGAAATGCAGAGACTTGTTCATATCTGAGACCTGTTCAAATGCAGCCCCAAAAACCCCCCCAAAACACACTAATATGTATGAACAACCCCCAgaaaacacataattaaaaacaGAACAGAAACATTTACATTTACATCAATGTACCTAAAACATTGATTTACATCAGTGTACCTAAAATATTTAACATGACATAAAATTCCCAAAAACAGGACATAAAACCCCCAAAAAGAAACAAACATAAAACCCCCAAAAACATAAAACATTTACATGCACAAAGAAGAAAAATagtaaagaagaaaagaagataAACATAAAACATTTACATGCACAAAGAAGATATTAAACATAATAATGAGGGAGATAAACAGTAAAGAAGTAAAGAAGAATATACCTCCGGATGCTTTCAATGTTCCGAAACCCCAATGTTCTAAACCCTCAGTGCTCCAACCTCCAAATGCTGTCTACCTCTAGATACTAGCTCCAACCTCCAGATACTAGCTCAATTTCAAGTTTAATTTGCTCTAATTTGAAGCTCCAAATCTTGAATTAGAATTggggctaaaattagggtttcagagaaaagagagaagagacgGTTAACAGAGACTAAGGTAAGAAGAGAGAAGAAAGGTAAGAAGACTAAGAGAGAAGGaggggagagatgagagagacgagagaggcGAGGGTCGGGGAGAGATGAGAGGCTCGCGGGAGGTTTTTTTGGAAAGGGGGAAAATATgttttgttaaaattaaagggggGGAAGTGTACTGAAAAGCGGGGGGGGGGAGttaagtaatttttattttttttaaaaggccatagacaacggctaacaaaatgaactgatgtcaaagttaaaaacaaatttgtggcctttttaatttctgaagatagacaacggctaCTAAGTGAAACCGATGTCAATATGCGTATTTAACATCGCTTTTtacaaaaccgatgttaaactgcattttaacatcgggtgcattacatgccgatgtctaaggaccgatgtcgtatctactatttctagtagtgctTGCATAACGATCGATGGAACTCAACTATATAACATCATAGGGAAAAATACCTCAGACATGATAAGCAATCTAAATTAGAATTAAGAAGATGGAGCTTAAGTCCAAGTTTACCTGAAAGAGCTAATAAATCAGTGACTGATAGACCTTGATACATGAACTTAGAAATCATAGACAAAAGGCCTTCATTTGCTCCGGGTAAATTTGACGTTGCAAGTTCATAGCCTGCAGTTTTTGAGTCTTTTCTGCCAAGAGGTATATGCCAATAAGGTTCACCAACCTGCAAAGATCAACAAGTGAAAACATGACATTAGCTCAAATCCTGCCAATAGCGGCTTCATTCTCACATACAGAAAGTTCCAAATTGTTCTTGATTACCAAAATAGTTGCATCTCATGCAGCTAGAGTGAGGATTTCAGCATAATAGACTATTCCAGGGCACTCTGTTCCAGCTTATTCTTGATCCGATCAATGATATCGAAGCCTTTTAATGCATGATGATTAATGGAAGCTTTCTTTTCTCCTTTAAGCGTGTATGTATCGTCCAGCAAAACTGAACTATAATATCTCTGCAAGTATTCACATCAATAATCAGTACTAGTTACAGGTTATTCTCTTACTACTAAGAAGAAGCAAGAAAAAATTTATAGCTAAGAAATGCCATCGCTTAATGTACATTATAATTAACAGAGTGGATGAAGGCTACAACTAAAGAAGATTAACCTGAACAAAACAATCGTGGAAATGTAAACGTAAAATCAAAGCTGCATTACGGGGATCAGAAAGCACAACACATTCTATTTCTTTCCTCACAATCTCAAGAGCTGTTGGACAACTTGATTTATAATAATCTAAAGTTAAAGCCCCATCTTGGCTTGCATGCAAGCTGACACTAAACTTGTCTAAAAAAAATAACATGTtgcaatttatat is a window from the Apium graveolens cultivar Ventura chromosome 1, ASM990537v1, whole genome shotgun sequence genome containing:
- the LOC141706595 gene encoding uncharacterized protein LOC141706595, yielding MLSILVPGPHEPGNNIDIYLQPMIDDLKKLWKEGEPNMYDAYNKSFFTLKAVLMWTINDFPAYANLSGCVNKGYKCCPVCGDDTVAKFLTHSRKMCYQGHRRYLPLHHPYRRQKAAFNGQQEFGQPRRTLSGEEVLAEQEQIKFEFGKKMKKAKKVESPWKKKSVFFELEYWKFHHVRHCIDVMHVEKNVCDSLIGTLINMRHKTKDSAAARRDMMEMGVRSDLAPQVGVKKTYLPPSPFTLSKAEKRTFLSSLMSMKLPYGHASNIKNCVSMPDLNIYGLKSHDCHILLQQLLSVAIRSVLPKHVRVTIIRLCFFFNALCNKVVDVSKLDKLQSDVILTLCDLEKVFHASFFDVMVHIVVHLVQELRLCGPVFYRWMYVFERFNKVLKSYVRNRYYPEGCMAESYLGQESVEFCTEFLSQNYSTAGLPKDQDNKISGPLSAVIIKSVEEKERDEAHLHVLLNNAEVFPYILMHKEYLEEIHRGKRKSLHWLMREHNRLFADWFQNKVNDELRENNKGVSDTIRWLAAKPSFSVLTYQGYLVNGVRYFIKERDDIRVVQNSGVSVIAKAVQVSSAKDLNPVESDLTFYGIIQEIWELDYHAFKAPLFLCKWASNDKGIRVDDPGFTLVDFSRQGHKKDKYVSVDQVKQVFYLEDPVDATWSIVLSSTTRDYQELYNKDDLGDTIMEHPPFCTEIPATDVTTDDVAHTARPNVEGIWIKNTATKTPAPNVVTD